From one Humulus lupulus chromosome 8, drHumLupu1.1, whole genome shotgun sequence genomic stretch:
- the LOC133795624 gene encoding uncharacterized protein LOC133795624, with amino-acid sequence MSADVARAHGGDAGGDPPPDPTRIPTTCDSGIPIKRKGRGAAIGKDLEERRRKNGKPLEVTFCPRMYKVVGGEHAAFVRLVGTQIKTKVPGHYGSWELVPQQYKDQVIAIIQYYYQIAGREDFLKCLNGIDREMKDRYRNRKTLRHEHFEKYYNGPEDWDKVLNNPTNDVNKEEWKQICQLFTSPQFIARSIKNKENRKKQKYSTTQGTKSLAAVRFEKTNPDLIESWKDYHWKKSKNDFVNDDARQDYEKLKADFELRTQQTSTDASNNDSLSSVDQEEVLQKVLGQRRGHERGVGRKLKGSGSGSRSSSTQHSHFSESQVPPHHSREYIENLENNLQKLTDQVNFLTQYFVPSFRPPNVQMPHVPDSDNTSRASSSQPPAPTHPSMYGAAPSYHMVPPYMYGTTPYPCPIPPSSQPSYPYMYGAESSTLPPQYPWPMPPPQQSQPPQQPQQEDNREEDEATDLGD; translated from the exons atgtcagcagatgtggctagagctcacggtggagacgctggcggtgatcctccaccggatcctactaggatcccgactACATGCGACTcag gAATCCCAATTAAGAGAAAGGGTCGTGGCGCAGCTATTGGAAAAGATCTAGAGGAGAGGCGGCGTAAAAATGGAAAACCACTGGAAGTAACGTTTTGCCCACGAATGTACAAGGTTGTTGGGGGCGAGCACGCTGCTTTTGTCCGCCTTGTGGGAACCCAAATTAAAACGAAAGTTCCCGGACATTACGGTTCATGGGAATTAGTGCCTCAACAATACAAGGATCAGGTCATTGCCATAATTCAG TACTATTATCAAATAGCGGGCCGCGAGGATTTCTTAAAGTGTTTAAATGGTATCGATCGAGAGATGAAAGACCGATACCGCAATAGGAAAACACTAAGACACGAACActttgagaaatactacaatggaCCGGAGGATTGGGATAAGGTTCTAAACAACCCAACCAATGATGTTAACAAGGAGGAGTGGAAGCAGATTtgtcagttatttacaagtcCACAATTTATTGCGCGCTCCATAAAGAATAAGGAAAATCGGAAGAAACAAAAGTATTCTACAACACAGGGTACAAAATCGCTGGCAGCCGTCCGTTTTGAAAAA ACGAACCCGGACCTCATTGAGTCATGGAAGGATTATCATTGGAAGAAATCAAAAAATGATTTCGTGAACGATGATGCtcgccaagattat gaaaaactgaaggctgattttgagttacgaactcagcaaacatccactgatgcttctaataatgatagTCTGTCATCAGTTGATCAGGAGGAGGTGCTACAAAAAGTATTAGGCCAAAGGCGTGGACATGAGCGAGGAGTGGGCCGCAAATTGaaggggtcggggtcggggtcgaggtcatcatctacccaacactctcacttcagcgagtctcaagttcctcctcatcattcaagagaatatatagaaaatCTGGAGAATAATTTACAGAAATTGACTGATCAAGTTAATTTCTTAACTCAATATTTTGTACCTTCATTTCGTCCACCAAACGTTCAGATGCCGCATGTGCCTGATAGTGACAATACTTCTAGGGCTtcgtcttctcaacctccagctccaaCTCATCCTTCTATGTACGGGGCAGCGCCGTCTTATCATATGGTACCTCCATATATGTACGGAACAACACCTTATCCGTGTCCGATTCCACCGTCCTCCCAGCCAtcgtatccctacatgtatggagctgAATCAtccacattacctccccaatatccttGGCCGATGCCGCCACCGCAGCAATCACAACCACCGCAACAACCACAACAAGAAGACAATAGGGAGGAGGACGAGGCAACTGACCTAGGAGACtaa